A window from Flavobacterium gyeonganense encodes these proteins:
- a CDS encoding TraB/GumN family protein yields MKNLIKSVVAIITLIFSSAVQAQTKAPKLENSLLWEISGNGLSKPSYLYGTVHMICSDDYFLSDKAKKAFDASNKLVLEINLTDPKEVAEMQEVSKKTEPITKKLNAPQLAKLEDILKKSTGLSISQIDNYGLTGAMSLVSMKNYGCKDLKQYEMEFLTRAKQNSMQIGGLETVKSQLLAIDGAYTNDEMIVFLKEFDADVTAKFVKAYKEENVNDLFAILTDKKMASESTNKAILDDRNKNWVKEMPQMMKNESVFFAVDSAHLGGEFGVINLLRKAGYSVKPVMN; encoded by the coding sequence ATGAAAAATCTAATCAAATCAGTAGTTGCAATAATCACACTAATTTTTAGTTCAGCTGTTCAGGCACAAACAAAAGCTCCAAAACTTGAAAATTCACTTTTATGGGAAATCTCAGGAAATGGATTGTCTAAGCCTTCTTATCTGTACGGAACGGTTCACATGATATGTTCAGATGATTATTTTCTTTCTGATAAAGCAAAAAAAGCATTTGATGCATCAAATAAGTTGGTGCTCGAAATAAACTTAACAGATCCTAAAGAAGTCGCAGAGATGCAGGAAGTGTCAAAGAAAACAGAACCGATCACCAAAAAGTTAAATGCACCACAATTGGCTAAACTCGAAGATATTTTAAAGAAATCTACTGGTTTAAGTATATCTCAGATTGATAATTATGGTTTGACAGGGGCAATGTCATTAGTGTCAATGAAAAATTATGGTTGTAAAGATTTAAAGCAATATGAAATGGAGTTTTTGACAAGGGCCAAACAGAACAGCATGCAAATTGGAGGTTTAGAAACGGTAAAATCTCAGTTACTGGCAATTGACGGCGCTTATACAAATGATGAAATGATTGTGTTTTTGAAAGAGTTTGATGCAGATGTAACTGCAAAATTTGTAAAAGCATATAAAGAGGAAAATGTAAATGATTTGTTTGCAATTCTAACAGACAAAAAAATGGCAAGTGAAAGCACTAATAAAGCTATATTAGATGACAGAAATAAGAACTGGGTAAAAGAAATGCCTCAAATGATGAAGAATGAAAGTGTTTTTTTCGCGGTGGACTCAGCGCATTTGGGAGGAGAGTTTGGAGTAATTAATTTATTAAGAAAAGCAGGATATAGTGTAAAACCAGTAATGAATTAA
- a CDS encoding RNA polymerase sigma factor: MKEKEQEFLNRIESHKGILYKVSKMYMDNYDDQQDLFQEIVCQLWKSYDTFRNESQFSTWMYRVAVNTAIVFLRKEKRKVDKYEIASENIKDDEGDSHIKESQLDHFYKAVQKLEKIDKAIIFYQLEGFSHKEIGENLGISEGNARVKLNRAKEKLKEIIKNQGYGF, encoded by the coding sequence TTGAAAGAGAAAGAACAAGAGTTTTTAAATCGGATAGAAAGCCATAAAGGAATTCTGTACAAAGTTTCAAAAATGTACATGGACAATTATGACGATCAGCAGGATTTGTTTCAAGAAATCGTCTGCCAGCTTTGGAAATCCTATGATACATTTAGAAACGAAAGCCAGTTTTCGACTTGGATGTATAGAGTGGCAGTCAATACGGCAATCGTTTTTCTTAGAAAAGAAAAACGAAAAGTGGACAAATATGAAATCGCTTCGGAGAATATTAAAGATGATGAAGGCGATTCACATATTAAAGAAAGCCAGCTGGATCATTTTTATAAAGCAGTTCAAAAATTGGAAAAAATTGACAAGGCCATTATTTTCTATCAGTTAGAAGGTTTTTCTCATAAGGAAATTGGCGAAAATCTTGGGATTTCAGAAGGAAATGCAAGAGTGAAATTAAACAGAGCAAAAGAAAAATTAAAAGAAATAATTAAAAATCAAGGATATGGATTTTAA
- the bioD gene encoding dethiobiotin synthase: MKIFITGISTDVGKTVASTIVVEALEADYWKPIQAGDLDNSDSHKIKTRISNSKTKIFENSYQLNTPASPHFAAEIDGIEIDLKEIQEPKTENHLIIEGAGGIFVPLNEKDTIADLIQPDYKVIIVSRHYLGSINHTLLTIEAIQNRGFQVHGIIFSGSENQSTESLILNKTGIKCIGRIDEEPYFDQNVIREYADLFRENLLKL; the protein is encoded by the coding sequence ATGAAAATATTTATTACAGGAATCTCAACCGATGTTGGTAAAACTGTAGCTTCGACAATTGTAGTTGAAGCTTTAGAAGCCGATTATTGGAAACCTATACAAGCCGGAGATTTAGACAATTCCGATAGTCATAAAATAAAAACGCGAATTTCTAATTCAAAAACAAAAATCTTCGAAAACAGTTACCAATTAAACACCCCAGCGAGTCCGCATTTTGCTGCTGAAATTGACGGAATTGAAATTGATCTAAAAGAAATTCAGGAACCAAAAACTGAAAACCACCTGATAATTGAAGGTGCAGGAGGAATTTTTGTTCCGCTAAACGAAAAAGATACCATAGCAGATTTGATCCAGCCAGATTATAAAGTGATCATAGTTTCAAGACATTATCTGGGAAGCATTAATCATACGCTATTGACTATTGAAGCAATTCAAAACAGAGGATTTCAAGTTCATGGAATTATCTTTAGCGGAAGCGAAAATCAATCAACTGAAAGCCTGATTCTGAATAAAACCGGAATTAAATGCATTGGAAGAATTGACGAAGAACCCTATTTTGACCAAAATGTAATTCGCGAATATGCTGACTTGTTTAGAGAAAATCTATTAAAGTTATAG
- the bioA gene encoding adenosylmethionine--8-amino-7-oxononanoate transaminase, which translates to MTLTEKDSQYLWHPYTQHKTSQTPIAISRGEGALLWDENDKEYIDAIASWWVNPFGHSNKFIANAIYKQLITLEHVLFGGFTHEPAIKVAEKLMEILPKKQQKIFFSDNGSTAVEVAIKVALQYFYNKGEKRTTIIAFENAFHGDTFAAMAASGISFYTQAFQGMFIDVVRIPVPVKGQEQVSFEALENVIQHHHCAGFIFEPLVQGAAGMVMYEPESLAKLIAICKENKVLTIADEVMTGFGKTGKNFAMDYVDEDPDMICLSKALTGGTIPMAITTFTQDIFDAFYDDDINKALFHGHTFTANPTGCAAALASIDLLQTEEMQANINRINKSHLEFQKKIQSHPKVITARTLGVIFAVEIKSVTEESYYGSMRTKLYNFFIDKGVILRPVGNIVYILPPYIMTDEQLQKVYATIEAAIEMV; encoded by the coding sequence ATGACTTTAACAGAAAAAGACAGCCAATATCTCTGGCATCCTTATACACAGCACAAAACTTCGCAAACCCCTATTGCTATTTCCAGAGGCGAAGGCGCCTTGCTTTGGGACGAAAACGATAAAGAATATATAGATGCTATTGCATCATGGTGGGTAAATCCGTTTGGACACAGTAACAAATTTATTGCCAATGCGATTTACAAACAGCTCATAACTTTAGAACATGTTCTATTTGGTGGTTTTACACACGAACCTGCCATAAAAGTGGCTGAAAAATTGATGGAAATTTTGCCGAAGAAACAACAGAAAATTTTCTTTTCAGACAATGGTTCCACCGCAGTTGAAGTTGCCATTAAAGTAGCCTTGCAGTATTTCTACAATAAAGGCGAAAAACGAACTACCATAATTGCTTTTGAAAATGCGTTTCACGGGGATACATTTGCAGCGATGGCAGCAAGTGGAATCTCTTTCTACACTCAGGCTTTTCAGGGGATGTTTATAGATGTTGTCCGGATTCCGGTTCCGGTGAAAGGTCAGGAACAAGTAAGTTTTGAGGCGCTGGAAAATGTAATTCAGCATCATCATTGTGCCGGATTTATTTTTGAACCTTTGGTTCAGGGAGCGGCCGGAATGGTGATGTACGAGCCGGAATCTTTGGCAAAACTGATTGCAATTTGCAAAGAAAATAAAGTCCTAACCATTGCCGATGAAGTCATGACAGGTTTTGGCAAAACCGGAAAAAACTTCGCAATGGATTATGTCGATGAAGATCCGGACATGATTTGTTTGTCTAAAGCTTTAACAGGAGGAACAATTCCGATGGCGATTACGACTTTTACGCAGGATATTTTTGATGCTTTTTATGATGACGATATCAATAAAGCCTTATTTCATGGACATACATTTACGGCTAATCCAACAGGCTGTGCAGCAGCATTGGCGAGTATCGATTTACTTCAGACTGAAGAAATGCAGGCTAATATTAACAGAATCAATAAAAGTCATTTAGAATTTCAGAAGAAAATCCAAAGCCACCCAAAAGTAATTACAGCCAGAACATTAGGCGTTATTTTCGCCGTTGAAATAAAATCAGTTACTGAAGAAAGTTATTATGGCTCTATGCGCACCAAATTGTATAATTTCTTTATTGACAAAGGAGTTATTTTGCGCCCTGTGGGAAATATCGTTTATATCTTACCCCCTTACATCATGACAGACGAACAGCTTCAAAAGGTATATGCTACAATTGAAGCAGCGATAGAGATGGTGTAA
- a CDS encoding beta-ketoacyl synthase N-terminal-like domain-containing protein translates to MNTTKICITAFSSISSLGNNAEEVWKKYLNDQHCFSQQFLDQQETSVAALEADSKQIIDEVRESDSKYKFLDDSVLFALAASRKAVKQAGWKSGDTFGINIGSSRGATDLFEKHYKEYVDTGKAQTLASPTTTLGNISSWIAHDLQSTGPEISHSITCSTALHAILNGVAWLKSGMADKFLVGGSEAPLTDFTIAQMRALKIYSRLDQNEEAWPNLAFDFEKTQNTMILGEAAGVCCMEAGKAENAIAYITGVGYATEILEHNISISAEADCFQKSMKMALKETDLKDIDVIVMHAPGTIKGDLTELRAIEKVFGENVPLLTTNKWKIGHTFGASGILSLELALLMIQHDKFINVPFTKAQNQTKSIKKVLINAVGFGGNAVSILIEKA, encoded by the coding sequence TTGAATACTACTAAAATCTGCATAACAGCGTTTTCATCTATTTCTTCATTAGGAAATAATGCTGAAGAAGTCTGGAAAAAATACCTTAACGATCAGCATTGCTTTTCGCAGCAATTCTTAGATCAGCAGGAAACTTCTGTAGCAGCACTTGAAGCTGATTCCAAACAAATTATAGATGAAGTTCGGGAATCAGATTCTAAGTATAAATTTCTGGATGATTCTGTTTTGTTTGCTCTAGCTGCTTCGCGAAAAGCTGTTAAGCAGGCAGGCTGGAAATCAGGAGATACATTCGGAATCAACATAGGCTCTTCACGCGGGGCAACCGATTTATTCGAAAAACATTATAAAGAATATGTCGACACTGGAAAAGCGCAGACTCTCGCCTCGCCTACCACGACTTTAGGAAATATTTCTTCCTGGATTGCACACGATTTGCAAAGTACAGGTCCTGAAATTTCGCATTCCATAACGTGCTCTACGGCCCTTCATGCAATTTTAAATGGTGTTGCATGGCTCAAATCAGGAATGGCAGATAAGTTTTTAGTTGGCGGAAGTGAAGCCCCCTTAACCGATTTTACGATTGCTCAGATGCGGGCTTTAAAAATATATTCGCGTCTTGATCAAAATGAAGAAGCATGGCCTAACCTGGCTTTTGATTTTGAAAAAACACAAAACACCATGATTTTGGGTGAAGCAGCCGGAGTTTGCTGTATGGAAGCTGGCAAAGCAGAAAATGCAATAGCGTACATAACAGGTGTTGGATATGCAACTGAAATCCTCGAGCATAATATTTCGATTTCTGCAGAAGCGGACTGCTTTCAGAAATCGATGAAAATGGCTTTAAAAGAAACTGATTTAAAAGATATAGACGTAATTGTCATGCATGCTCCCGGAACCATAAAAGGCGATTTAACAGAACTGCGTGCAATCGAAAAAGTATTCGGAGAAAATGTACCATTGTTGACTACCAACAAATGGAAAATCGGTCACACTTTTGGCGCTTCAGGAATTTTAAGTTTAGAACTGGCTCTTTTAATGATACAACATGACAAGTTTATCAATGTCCCGTTTACAAAAGCTCAAAATCAGACCAAATCCATAAAAAAGGTGCTAATCAATGCCGTTGGTTTTGGAGGAAATGCAGTGAGTATTTTGATTGAAAAAGCATAA
- a CDS encoding OmpA family protein — MIKKASLGLLVLALSTSCVSKKIYNDLETKYSDLKKENRSIADENSELKKAKSQLELDRDKLTKDLASAKDDLAKQKADLAAAQNKFKVLQDSYNALEKNSNDALEKNMNKNRDLLAELEAKSKKLAEEQARLDKTASRLNELEAMIAAKEEAMRKLKETLSKALNGFEGKGLTVEQKNGKVYVSMENKLLFNSGSWAVGSEGRKAVVELGKVLGDNPDLSVLIEGHTDDDPYAGSGPIANNWDLSTKRATAIVAILSENAKINKQKLTAAGRSEFSPLASNATPEGKAKNRRIEIILTPRLDEIADMLNSIN, encoded by the coding sequence ATGATTAAAAAAGCCTCACTTGGATTGCTTGTTCTGGCACTTTCAACGTCTTGTGTTTCCAAAAAAATCTACAACGACCTTGAAACAAAATATTCAGACTTAAAAAAAGAAAACCGTTCTATTGCTGATGAAAACAGCGAATTAAAAAAAGCAAAAAGTCAGTTAGAATTAGACCGTGATAAATTAACGAAGGACTTAGCAAGTGCAAAAGATGATTTAGCAAAACAAAAAGCTGATCTTGCCGCGGCACAGAATAAATTCAAAGTTTTACAGGATTCTTATAATGCACTGGAGAAAAATAGTAACGATGCGTTAGAGAAAAACATGAATAAAAACCGTGATTTGCTGGCTGAATTAGAAGCTAAATCAAAAAAACTGGCTGAAGAGCAGGCTCGTTTAGATAAAACCGCAAGTCGTCTGAATGAACTTGAAGCTATGATTGCTGCAAAAGAAGAGGCAATGAGAAAGCTAAAAGAAACATTATCTAAAGCTTTAAATGGTTTCGAAGGGAAAGGACTTACAGTAGAGCAGAAAAACGGAAAAGTGTATGTTTCCATGGAAAACAAATTACTTTTCAATTCAGGAAGCTGGGCAGTGGGTTCTGAAGGCAGAAAAGCGGTTGTAGAGTTAGGAAAAGTATTGGGCGACAACCCTGATCTTTCTGTTTTGATTGAAGGACATACTGATGATGATCCTTATGCAGGTTCAGGACCAATCGCAAACAACTGGGATTTATCTACTAAAAGAGCGACTGCTATTGTAGCTATTTTAAGTGAAAATGCTAAAATCAATAAACAAAAATTAACTGCTGCAGGGCGTAGCGAATTTTCTCCTTTAGCAAGTAATGCTACTCCTGAAGGAAAAGCTAAAAACCGTCGAATCGAAATCATCTTAACACCAAGATTAGATGAAATTGCCGACATGCTAAACAGCATCAACTAA
- a CDS encoding exodeoxyribonuclease III, with the protein MKIISYNVNGIRAAISKGFINWLQQANPDVICLQEIKATQEQIPTEEITAAGYPYQYYYPATKKGYSGVAILSKIEPNQVVYGTGIQHMDFEGRNLRADFDDVSVMSLYLPSGTNIERLDHKFMFMDDFQNYINELKLTIPNIIICGDYNICHEAIDIHDPVRNKTVSGFLPQERAWLDGFMKSGFIDSFRHFNKDPHHYTWWSYRAGARGNNKGWRIDYNLVSQPLEHRLRRAVILPDAIHSDHCPVLVEIE; encoded by the coding sequence ATGAAAATTATTTCTTATAACGTAAACGGAATACGCGCTGCTATTTCAAAAGGCTTTATTAACTGGCTTCAGCAGGCCAATCCTGATGTAATTTGTCTTCAGGAAATTAAGGCTACACAAGAGCAAATTCCAACAGAAGAGATTACAGCTGCAGGCTATCCCTATCAATATTATTATCCGGCAACTAAAAAGGGATATAGTGGTGTAGCCATTTTATCTAAAATAGAACCTAATCAGGTTGTTTACGGAACCGGAATTCAACACATGGATTTTGAAGGCCGTAATCTGCGTGCCGATTTTGATGATGTGTCTGTAATGAGCCTGTATCTGCCATCAGGAACGAATATCGAAAGATTAGACCATAAATTTATGTTTATGGATGATTTTCAAAACTACATAAATGAGTTAAAATTAACCATTCCTAATATCATAATTTGCGGAGATTACAATATTTGTCACGAAGCGATTGATATTCACGATCCGGTTCGAAACAAAACCGTTTCAGGATTTTTACCTCAGGAACGCGCCTGGCTTGACGGATTTATGAAATCCGGTTTTATCGATAGTTTCCGCCATTTCAACAAAGATCCGCATCATTATACGTGGTGGAGTTACCGCGCAGGAGCCAGAGGAAATAACAAAGGCTGGCGTATCGATTACAATCTGGTAAGCCAGCCTTTAGAGCATAGGTTGAGACGTGCCGTTATTCTTCCGGATGCCATACATTCAGATCATTGTCCGGTTTTAGTCGAAATCGAGTAA
- a CDS encoding GNAT family N-acyltransferase, whose translation MGLVTAKEVAKAINVDKYGVFGTFSGWILMKVLKISTLNKIYDHNKHLEDVAFLNGILDEMEIKFEIPEEDLKRLPKDGAYITISNHPLGGIDGILLLKLMLEREPNFKIIANFLLHRIIPMKKYIMPVNPFENHKDAKSSVIGIKETLRHLSDGKPLGIFPAGEVSTYKDGKLVVDKPWEEGAIKLIRKAKVPVVPIYFHAKNSKLFYWLSKIDDTLRTAKLPSELLTQKDRVIKVRIGKPISVNEQNEIESFEEYSEFLRKKTYMLANPFEKEHKLLDTSNLKITKAPKKIVTAANEAKMIDEVQALRNSDCRLLQSKNYEVFFATAKSIPNILHEIGRLREITFREVGEGTNESIDLDQFDQYYHHMFLWDEDTKKIAGAYRMGLGSEIYPKYGLEGFYLNDLFRFEPELHDMMHNSIEMGRAFIIKDYQQKPMPLFLLWKGIIHTTLRYPEHKYLLGGVSISNQFSDFSKSLMIEFMKSNYYDPYIAQYIHPKKAYKVKLKDADKDFIFDEAESDLNKFDKIIDELEPGNLRLPVLIKKYIKQNARVVAFNVDPLFNNAVDGLMYIRIADIPESTMKPVIEEFQIELERKLSEKEDIS comes from the coding sequence ATGGGTTTAGTTACCGCGAAAGAAGTTGCAAAGGCAATAAATGTTGACAAGTACGGAGTTTTCGGTACTTTTTCAGGCTGGATTCTCATGAAGGTTCTTAAAATATCCACCCTCAATAAAATTTACGATCACAATAAACATTTAGAAGATGTTGCTTTTTTAAACGGTATTTTGGATGAGATGGAGATCAAATTCGAAATTCCTGAAGAAGATTTAAAGCGTCTGCCTAAAGATGGTGCTTACATTACGATTTCAAATCATCCGCTTGGAGGAATTGATGGTATTTTACTTTTGAAACTGATGCTTGAAAGAGAGCCTAATTTCAAGATTATCGCCAACTTCTTATTACACAGAATTATCCCGATGAAAAAATACATTATGCCGGTTAATCCTTTTGAAAATCATAAGGATGCAAAATCGAGTGTAATAGGCATTAAAGAAACTTTACGTCATTTAAGCGACGGAAAACCTTTGGGAATTTTCCCTGCCGGCGAAGTTTCGACTTACAAAGACGGAAAACTCGTAGTTGACAAACCATGGGAAGAAGGCGCTATCAAACTGATCCGAAAAGCAAAAGTTCCGGTTGTACCGATTTATTTTCATGCTAAGAACAGTAAATTATTCTATTGGCTTTCTAAAATTGATGATACTTTACGTACAGCAAAATTACCATCAGAACTTCTTACACAAAAAGACCGTGTAATAAAGGTTCGTATTGGAAAACCAATTTCGGTAAACGAACAAAATGAAATCGAATCGTTCGAAGAATACTCTGAGTTTTTAAGAAAGAAAACTTACATGCTGGCTAATCCTTTCGAAAAGGAACATAAATTACTGGATACATCTAATTTAAAAATTACGAAAGCGCCTAAAAAGATTGTTACTGCTGCTAATGAAGCAAAAATGATTGATGAAGTTCAGGCTTTAAGAAATAGTGACTGTCGTTTATTGCAAAGTAAAAATTATGAGGTCTTTTTTGCCACAGCAAAATCAATTCCGAATATTTTACATGAAATTGGACGTTTACGTGAAATTACTTTCCGTGAGGTTGGCGAAGGAACGAATGAATCTATCGACTTAGACCAGTTTGACCAGTATTATCATCACATGTTTTTATGGGATGAGGATACTAAAAAAATTGCCGGCGCCTACCGAATGGGATTAGGTTCTGAAATTTATCCAAAATATGGGCTCGAAGGTTTTTATCTTAATGACCTTTTTAGATTTGAACCTGAACTGCACGACATGATGCATAATTCCATAGAAATGGGCCGTGCTTTTATCATCAAAGATTATCAGCAAAAACCGATGCCTCTATTTTTATTGTGGAAAGGAATTATTCATACGACCTTGCGTTACCCAGAACACAAATATTTGCTGGGCGGAGTAAGCATCAGTAACCAGTTCTCTGACTTCTCAAAATCGTTAATGATTGAGTTTATGAAGTCCAATTACTATGATCCGTATATCGCGCAGTATATCCATCCGAAAAAGGCTTATAAGGTAAAGCTGAAAGATGCTGACAAAGACTTTATTTTTGATGAAGCGGAATCAGACCTGAATAAATTTGACAAAATTATTGATGAACTGGAACCTGGAAATTTACGTTTACCTGTTCTGATTAAAAAGTACATCAAACAAAATGCACGTGTAGTGGCATTTAATGTAGATCCTCTGTTCAATAACGCTGTAGACGGCTTAATGTACATAAGGATTGCAGATATTCCGGAAAGTACAATGAAACCAGTTATCGAAGAGTTTCAGATCGAACTGGAACGAAAATTATCTGAAAAAGAAGATATTAGCTAA
- a CDS encoding TM2 domain-containing protein yields the protein METKRPTEDWNNPPARREENKKVLAGVLGIVLGGFGVHKFVLGYTQEGIIQLVVTLVTCGMGSLIGFVEGIIYLTKTDEDFYQTYQVGKKGWF from the coding sequence ATGGAAACTAAAAGACCAACAGAAGACTGGAATAATCCTCCAGCTCGTAGAGAAGAAAATAAAAAAGTTCTAGCAGGAGTCCTTGGTATCGTATTAGGAGGATTTGGTGTGCATAAATTCGTTTTAGGCTATACACAGGAAGGAATAATTCAATTAGTAGTAACTTTAGTTACTTGTGGAATGGGAAGCTTAATTGGTTTCGTTGAAGGAATTATCTACCTGACTAAAACAGACGAAGACTTTTATCAGACCTATCAGGTTGGTAAAAAAGGCTGGTTCTAA
- a CDS encoding DUF805 domain-containing protein yields MIEWYKKVVFENYANFNGRARRSEYWYFALLNVIISIVLGFVLGFISPTLGLAANLYSLAVLIPSIAVAIRRMHDVGKSGWYILIPIYNLILACTEGEKGSNEYGPDPKNDFNEINEIGNVEG; encoded by the coding sequence ATGATTGAATGGTACAAAAAGGTAGTTTTTGAAAACTATGCGAATTTTAACGGTCGTGCAAGAAGAAGCGAATATTGGTACTTTGCTTTATTAAATGTTATTATTAGTATAGTTTTAGGCTTCGTTCTGGGCTTTATTTCACCAACTCTAGGACTTGCTGCCAATCTTTATAGCTTAGCTGTATTAATTCCTTCAATAGCAGTTGCTATTAGAAGAATGCATGATGTTGGAAAAAGCGGATGGTACATTCTTATACCAATTTATAATTTGATTTTGGCATGTACAGAAGGAGAAAAAGGTTCTAATGAATATGGTCCAGATCCAAAAAATGATTTTAATGAAATCAACGAAATTGGAAACGTTGAAGGATAA
- a CDS encoding 2-hydroxyacid dehydrogenase yields the protein MSIKILHIDSNHPILWKQLEEAGFKNHADFTSSKEEIEAKIQDYNGIVIRSRFKIDKQFIDKAANMQFIARVGAGLESIDCDYALEKDINLIAAPEGNCNAVAEHTLGMILSLFNKLNQADSEIRSGAWNRESNRGHELDGKTVGIIGYGNMGKAFAKKLRGFDVEVLCYDIADNMGDENARQVSLEELQQKTDVLSLHIPWTPDTDKMIDLNFINAFAKPIWIINTSRGKNIVTADLVEAMKAEKVLGAGLDVLEYEKLSFETLFQDKNTPEAFQYLLDGRKVILTPHIAGWTFESHERLAQVIVDKIKAIYAK from the coding sequence ATGAGTATAAAAATTCTACATATTGACAGTAATCATCCCATTCTTTGGAAGCAATTAGAAGAAGCGGGTTTTAAAAACCATGCCGATTTTACCTCTTCAAAAGAAGAAATCGAAGCTAAAATTCAGGATTATAACGGAATTGTAATTCGAAGCCGTTTTAAAATCGACAAACAGTTTATTGATAAAGCTGCCAATATGCAGTTTATTGCCAGAGTTGGTGCGGGTCTTGAGAGTATCGACTGTGATTACGCACTAGAGAAAGATATCAATCTTATTGCCGCTCCGGAAGGTAATTGCAACGCTGTTGCAGAACATACTTTAGGAATGATTTTATCCCTTTTTAATAAACTAAATCAGGCAGATAGTGAAATCCGATCAGGAGCATGGAACAGGGAAAGCAACCGTGGTCATGAACTTGACGGGAAAACGGTTGGGATTATAGGATACGGAAACATGGGAAAAGCCTTTGCTAAAAAATTAAGGGGTTTTGATGTTGAAGTCTTGTGCTATGACATTGCTGATAATATGGGTGATGAAAATGCAAGACAAGTTTCGTTAGAGGAATTACAGCAAAAAACAGATGTTTTAAGTCTACATATTCCATGGACACCGGATACAGACAAAATGATCGACCTGAATTTTATTAATGCATTTGCAAAACCAATTTGGATTATAAATACTTCACGCGGTAAAAACATCGTTACTGCAGATTTAGTGGAAGCAATGAAGGCTGAGAAAGTTTTAGGAGCAGGTCTGGATGTTTTGGAATATGAAAAATTATCTTTTGAAACACTTTTTCAGGATAAAAATACACCCGAAGCTTTTCAGTATTTACTTGATGGAAGAAAGGTCATTCTTACACCTCATATAGCCGGATGGACATTTGAAAGCCATGAACGTCTGGCTCAGGTTATTGTAGATAAGATAAAAGCAATTTATGCAAAATGA